In Aedes albopictus strain Foshan chromosome 3, AalbF5, whole genome shotgun sequence, the following are encoded in one genomic region:
- the LOC109408335 gene encoding uncharacterized protein LOC109408335 gives MDLNFKCPLCPQYFDTQEELSEHVQTYHAAYYDTYLAPPLLIFPGGESTAVVASETPATVITTEPVSTADVLIEPAPVPDDGCCECDCCDCCGGDIGAGGGGGDGGCGDCGDCDCDCDCVIM, from the exons ATGGACCTGAACTTCAAGTGCCCGCTGTGTCCGCAGTATTTTGATACCCAGGAAGAGCTCTCGGAACACGTGCAGACGTATCACGCTGCTTACTACGATACCTATTTGGCACCACCGTTGCTGATCTTCCCCGGGGGAGAATCCACGGCAGTAGTGGCAAGTGAAACCCCGGCTACGGTTATTACCACGGAACCG GTCTCAACCGCAGATGTACTAATCGAACCGGCTCCGGTTCCAGACGACGGGTGCTGCGAGTGCGACTGTTGTGATTGTTGTGGAGGCGACATTGGAGCGGGAGGAGGCGGAGGCGATGGAGGCTGTGGGGATTGTGGGGATTGCGATTGCGATTGTGACTGTGTGATCATGTAG
- the LOC115268315 gene encoding uncharacterized protein LOC115268315: MDFKCPLCDMPMPSLEKLKQHIKNTHSAYFYDTYLFPPEMLFPGAPSSVATNNLEGVITSEPISTPEVTIEQTEEPCCMCCEYETADGDGTDCGLCDCNCEDDAGAECDDCMVM; encoded by the exons ATGGATTTCAAATGTCCACTCTGTGATATGCCAATGCCGTCACTGGAGAAGCTCAAGCAGCACATTAAGAATACCCATAGTGCATATTTTTACGATACCTACCTGTTCCCACCGGAAATGCTCTTCCCAGGAGCGCCCTCCAGCGTCGCGACGAACAACTTGGAAGGGGTGATAACGAGCGAACCG ATTTCTACACCGGAAGTTACTATCGAACAAACGGAAGAACCGTGCTGTATGTGTTGCGAGTACGAAACAGCCGATGGGGATGGCACCGATTGTGGCTTGTGTGACTGCAACTGCGAGGATGACGCCGGTGCGGAGTGTGATGACTGTATGGTGATGTAA